One genomic region from Rosa rugosa chromosome 1, drRosRugo1.1, whole genome shotgun sequence encodes:
- the LOC133714419 gene encoding uncharacterized protein LOC133714419 isoform X1 produces MEAIEMEELPLTPTSTTAFDDDADADADICTSILTRFGNSTREDHQHLCAVIGGMAQGFKDQNLPPSPVAYFGAACSSLDRILSEPEPSGHMIDALLTILSMAVRKVSPAILVKKSDLVNGLLVRALLSSSLTVAGAVSGLKCIAHLLIVGSRVNHNNWSDISQLYGFLLSFATDSRPKVRRQSHLRLRDVLQSFQGTSLHSPASQGITDLFKRFILLAGGTKPAASEGPKGSLEVLYLLDAFKECLALMSTKNKNEILELFKPLLGLQNPVVTRRITDGLYRLCLEPCPDVSPQILLDQLCLLSLSVSNNKTSVDDMTFTARLLNIGMAKVYSLNRQLCVIKLPTVFSALRDILGSEHEEAIHAAVNAFKSLIHACIDESLIKQGVDQIVKNGNMDECRSGPTVIEKVCAIIESLLGYHYTPVLDLAFQVVSAMFDKLGVYSSYFMRGTLKSLADMEKLPDEDFPFRKELHECLGTALVAMGPETFIGFLPLNLEAEDLNEVNVWLFPILKQYTIGARLSFFTESILGMVEVIRNRSRQLESQGRIFSSRSTDALIYSLWSLLPSFCNFPSDTAESFNDLKQALCNALRDEPEIRGLICLSLQILVQQNKKIVEEVNDLSDSEVGTAKQRAMANYTPQVMTDNLSVLKSSAREILTVLSGVFLNSTKDDGGCLQSTIGEFASISDKAVVSRLFLSNMHKLLRVTKEARAAASSSDSNSMQRALLFDLAVSFLPGLNADEVDVLFNAIKPALQDDEGLIQKKAYKVLSIILRDFDGFISSKLEDLLRLMVELLPSCHFSARRHRLDCLYLLIVHVSKVYSETEQRWHDVISSFLTEIILGLKEANKKTRNKAYDILVQIGHACGDEEKGGKKENLYQFFNMVAGGLAGETPVIISAAMRGLARLAYEFSDLVSSATNLLPSTFLLLQRKNREIIKANLGLLKVLVAKSQAEGLQLHLKSMVEALLKWQDDTKTHFKAKIKLLLEMLVKKCGLDAVKAVMPQEHMKLLTNIRKIKERKDKKQQASRSEEAKSHASKATTSRLSRWNHSKVFSDFGDEETDDSNTDYMDSQTVTGRRGKASHLKSKASSSWAKSRTNKNLPDHLFNQLEDEPLDLLDRQRTRSALRSSENLKRKMESDEGPEIDPDGRLIIHEESNSYNKKPSHPDSDARSEAGSHLSVNTKKIQKRRKTSESGWASTGNEYASKKAGGDLKKKDKLEPYAYWPLDRKMMSRRPEHRAAARKGISSVVRMTKKLEGKSASSILTSKGLKFKRVQKKGSKRKSK; encoded by the exons ATGGAAGCCATTGAAATGGAAGAGCTGCCGCTAACCCCCACCAGCACCACCGCCTTCGACGACGACGCCGACGCCGACGCCGACATCTGCACCTCAATCCTCACGCGCTTCGGCAACTCCACGCGCGAGGACCACCAGCACCTCTGCGCCGTCATCGGCGGCATGGCCCAGGGTTTCAAAGACCAGAACCTCCCTCCGTCTCCGGTCGCCTACTTCGGCGCCGCGTGCTCGTCTCTCGATCGAATCTTATCGGAGCCGGAGCCCTCCGGTCACATGATCGACGCGCTCCTCACAATTCTCTCCATGGCCGTCCGGAAAGTCTCGCCGGCGATTCTCGTGAAGAAGAGCGACCTCGTTAACGGACTCCTGGTTCGTGCTCTCCTGTCCAGCTCTTTGACCGTCGCCGGAGCCGTCTCCGGGTTGAAATGTATAGCGCATTTGCTCATCGTCGGCAGCCGGGTCAACCACAACAACTGGTCAGACATTTCTCAGCTCTATGGCTTCTTACTGAGCTTCGCTACCGATTCCCGCCCTAAG GTGAGAAGGCAATCACATTTGCGGTTACGTGACGTACTGCAAAGTTTCCAAGGGACTTCGCTGCACTCACCGGCAAGTCAAGGCATTACTGATTTGTTCAAAAGGTTTATTCTGCTTGCTGGTGGAACAAAACCAGCTGCTAGTGAAGGGCCAAAAGGGAGTCTCGAGGTTTTATATCTTTTGGATGCTTTTAAAGAATGTCTTGCTCTTATGTCGACCAAGAATAAAAACGAGATCCTCGAGCTCTTTAAACCTCTCTTGGGACTGCAAAACCCTGTTGTTACAAGGCGCATAACGGATGGTTTGTATAGGCTTTGTCTCGAACCATGCCCAGATGTTTCTCCTCAGATATTGCTTGATCAACTATGCTTATTATCTCTTTCTGTCTCCAACAATAAGACATCTGTGGATGACATGACATTTACGGCTCGTTTGCTCAATATTGGAATGGCAAAGGTTTATTCACTCAACAGGCAATTGTGCGTGATTAAACTCCCTACTGTATTCAGTGCACTACGAG ATATATTGGGTTCTGAGCATGAAGAGGCCATTCATGCAGCAGTGAACGCATTTAAGAGTCTTATTCATGCTTGCATTGATGAAAGCTTGATCAAACAGGGGGTTGACCAGATTGTGAAGAATGGAAATATGGATGAATGCAGGTCTGGGCCAACTGTAATTGAAAAAGTGTGTGCTATTATTGAAAGCTTGCTTGGCTACCACTACACTCCTGTCTTGGACCTTGCATTTCAAGTTGTTTCAGCGATGTTTGATAAATTAG GGGTATACTCTTCTTATTTCATGAGGGGGACACTGAAGAGCTTGGCAGACATGGAAAAGCTGCCTGATGAAGATTTCCCTTTCAGGAAAGAG CTGCATGAATGCCTCGGAACAGCTCTTGTTGCGATGGGACCTGAAACTTTTATAGGCTTTCTGCCTCTTAATTTGGAGGCTGAAGACCTTAATGAGGTGAATGTTTGGCTTTTTCCAATATTGAAGCAGTATACAATTGGTGCACGATTGAGCTTTTTTACGGAGTCAATTTTGGGTATGGTCGAGGTGATACGGAACAGATCTCGACAG CTTGAGTCACAAGGACGTATTTTTTCATCAAGGAGTACAGACGCACTTATATACTCCTTGTGGTCACTGTTACCTTCCTTTTGCAACTTCCCTTCTGATACTGCTGAGAGTTTCAACGATCTGAAGCAAGCTTTGTGCAACGCCCTTCGTGATGAACCTGAGATTCGTGGACTAATATGCTTGAGCTTGCAAATTCTTGTTcaacaaaataagaaaattgTGGAAGAAGTGAATGATCTGTCTGATAGCGAAGTAGGTACTGCCAAACAGAGAGCGATGGCTAATTATACCCCTCAGGTTATGACAGATAACTTGAGCGTGCTCAAATCAAGCGCGCGCGAGATCTTGACTGTTCTATCAGGTGTCTTCTTGAATTCTACAAAAGATGATGGAGGTTGTTTACAG TCCACAATTGGTGAGTTTGCTTCAATATCAGATAAAGCAGTTGTGTCAAGGTTGTTTCTAAGTAATATGCACAAGCTTTTGAGGGTCACTAAAGAGGCCAGGGCAGCTGCAAGTTCTAGTGATTCTAATTCCATGCAAAG GGCACTACTATTTGACTTAGCAGTTTCATTTTTACCTGGTTTAAATGCTGATGAGGTTGACGTGTTGTTTAACGCAATAAAGCCTGCATTACAG GATGACGAAGGTTTGATACAGAAGAAGGCGTACAAAGTTCTTTCAATCATTCTTCGG GACTTTGATGGGTTTATCTCTTCGAAGCTCGAGGATTTGCTTAGACTGATGGTGGAATTGTTGCCTTCATGCCATTTTTCAGCTAGACGGCATAGACTTGACTGCTTGTACCTCCTAATAGTCCATGTTTCGAAGGTATAT AGCGAGACAGAGCAGAGGTGGCATGACGTCATAAGTTCTTTCCTGACAGAGATAATTCTTGGGCTTAAAGAG GCtaacaagaaaacaagaaacaaagcatATGATATTCTAGTCCAGATCGGCCATGCTTGTGGGGATGAGGAGAAAGGCGGGAAGAAAGAGAACCTGTATCAATTCTTTAACATG GTAGCTGGAGGCCTGGCTGGCGAAACCCCTGTTATAATCAGTGCTGCAATGAGAGGCTTAGCTAGGTTGGCTTATGAGTTTTCTGACCTTGTGTCTTCTGCTACCAATTTGCTTCCATCAACGTTTCTGCTCCTCCAGAGAAAGAACAGAGAAATAATTAAA GCTAATTTAGGCTTGCTGAAGGTATTGGTTGCCAAATCACAAGCTGAGGGGTTGCAATTGCACTTGAAAAGCATGGTTGAAGCCTTGTTGAAGTGGCAAGATGATACTAAAACTCATTTCAAAGCCAAG ATTAAGCTTCTACTAGAAATGCTCGTCAAGAAATGTGGGCTGGATGCTGTTAAGGCTGTCATGCCTCAAGAGCACATGAAACTACTTACCAACATTCGGAAG ATTAAGGAACGAAAAGATAAGAAACAACAGGCTTCTAGATCGGAGGAAGCTAAATCTCATGCATCCAAAGCAACTACATCCAG GCTAAGCAGATGGAACCATTCAAaagtattttctgattttggtgATGAAGAAACTGATGATAGTAATACGGATTATATGGATTCCCAAACAGTCACTGGCCGGCGTGGCAAGGCTTCACACCTCAAATCTAAAGCATCTTCATCATG GGCCAAGAGTAGAACAAATAAGAACTTGCCTGACCACTTATTTAATCAACTAGAAGACGAGCCTCTTGACTTGCTTGATCGGCAAAGAACAAGGTCCGCACTTCGATCATCAGAGAATTTAAAACGTAAAATGGAGTCTGATGAAGGGCCAGAGATAGACCCTGATGGGCGCCTCATAATTCATGAAGAATCAAACTCGTACAACAAAAAGCCATCTCATCCTGATTCAGATGCAAGGAGTGAAGCAGGAAGTCACTTGTCTGTGAATACAAAGAAAATACAGAAGCGAAGGAAGACATCAGAATCTGGATGGGCTTCAACTGGCAATGAGTATGCCAGCAAGAAGGCTGGTGGGGATTTGAAAAAGAAGGACAAGCTTGAACCATACGCGTATTGGCCACTTGATCGCAAGATGATGAGCCGCAGACCAGAGCATAGGGCTGCTGCCAGGAAAGGGATATCAAGTGTGGTTAGGATGACAAAGAAGCTTGAAGGGAAGAGTGCCTCAAGTATACTCACCAGTAAAGGCTTGAAGTTTAAAAGGGTCCAGAAGAAGGGCAGCAAGagaaaaagtaagtga
- the LOC133714419 gene encoding uncharacterized protein LOC133714419 isoform X2, which yields MEAIEMEELPLTPTSTTAFDDDADADADICTSILTRFGNSTREDHQHLCAVIGGMAQGFKDQNLPPSPVAYFGAACSSLDRILSEPEPSGHMIDALLTILSMAVRKVSPAILVKKSDLVNGLLVRALLSSSLTVAGAVSGLKCIAHLLIVGSRVNHNNWSDISQLYGFLLSFATDSRPKVRRQSHLRLRDVLQSFQGTSLHSPASQGITDLFKRFILLAGGTKPAASEGPKGSLEVLYLLDAFKECLALMSTKNKNEILELFKPLLGLQNPVVTRRITDGLYRLCLEPCPDVSPQILLDQLCLLSLSVSNNKTSVDDMTFTARLLNIGMAKVYSLNRQLCVIKLPTVFSALRDILGSEHEEAIHAAVNAFKSLIHACIDESLIKQGVDQIVKNGNMDECRSGPTVIEKVCAIIESLLGYHYTPVLDLAFQVVSAMFDKLGVYSSYFMRGTLKSLADMEKLPDEDFPFRKELHECLGTALVAMGPETFIGFLPLNLEAEDLNEVNVWLFPILKQYTIGARLSFFTESILGMVEVIRNRSRQLESQGRIFSSRSTDALIYSLWSLLPSFCNFPSDTAESFNDLKQALCNALRDEPEIRGLICLSLQILVQQNKKIVEEVNDLSDSEVGTAKQRAMANYTPQVMTDNLSVLKSSAREILTVLSGVFLNSTKDDGGCLQSTIGEFASISDKAVVSRLFLSNMHKLLRVTKEARAAASSSDSNSMQRALLFDLAVSFLPGLNADEVDVLFNAIKPALQDDEGLIQKKAYKVLSIILRDFDGFISSKLEDLLRLMVELLPSCHFSARRHRLDCLYLLIVHVSKSETEQRWHDVISSFLTEIILGLKEANKKTRNKAYDILVQIGHACGDEEKGGKKENLYQFFNMVAGGLAGETPVIISAAMRGLARLAYEFSDLVSSATNLLPSTFLLLQRKNREIIKANLGLLKVLVAKSQAEGLQLHLKSMVEALLKWQDDTKTHFKAKIKLLLEMLVKKCGLDAVKAVMPQEHMKLLTNIRKIKERKDKKQQASRSEEAKSHASKATTSRLSRWNHSKVFSDFGDEETDDSNTDYMDSQTVTGRRGKASHLKSKASSSWAKSRTNKNLPDHLFNQLEDEPLDLLDRQRTRSALRSSENLKRKMESDEGPEIDPDGRLIIHEESNSYNKKPSHPDSDARSEAGSHLSVNTKKIQKRRKTSESGWASTGNEYASKKAGGDLKKKDKLEPYAYWPLDRKMMSRRPEHRAAARKGISSVVRMTKKLEGKSASSILTSKGLKFKRVQKKGSKRKSK from the exons ATGGAAGCCATTGAAATGGAAGAGCTGCCGCTAACCCCCACCAGCACCACCGCCTTCGACGACGACGCCGACGCCGACGCCGACATCTGCACCTCAATCCTCACGCGCTTCGGCAACTCCACGCGCGAGGACCACCAGCACCTCTGCGCCGTCATCGGCGGCATGGCCCAGGGTTTCAAAGACCAGAACCTCCCTCCGTCTCCGGTCGCCTACTTCGGCGCCGCGTGCTCGTCTCTCGATCGAATCTTATCGGAGCCGGAGCCCTCCGGTCACATGATCGACGCGCTCCTCACAATTCTCTCCATGGCCGTCCGGAAAGTCTCGCCGGCGATTCTCGTGAAGAAGAGCGACCTCGTTAACGGACTCCTGGTTCGTGCTCTCCTGTCCAGCTCTTTGACCGTCGCCGGAGCCGTCTCCGGGTTGAAATGTATAGCGCATTTGCTCATCGTCGGCAGCCGGGTCAACCACAACAACTGGTCAGACATTTCTCAGCTCTATGGCTTCTTACTGAGCTTCGCTACCGATTCCCGCCCTAAG GTGAGAAGGCAATCACATTTGCGGTTACGTGACGTACTGCAAAGTTTCCAAGGGACTTCGCTGCACTCACCGGCAAGTCAAGGCATTACTGATTTGTTCAAAAGGTTTATTCTGCTTGCTGGTGGAACAAAACCAGCTGCTAGTGAAGGGCCAAAAGGGAGTCTCGAGGTTTTATATCTTTTGGATGCTTTTAAAGAATGTCTTGCTCTTATGTCGACCAAGAATAAAAACGAGATCCTCGAGCTCTTTAAACCTCTCTTGGGACTGCAAAACCCTGTTGTTACAAGGCGCATAACGGATGGTTTGTATAGGCTTTGTCTCGAACCATGCCCAGATGTTTCTCCTCAGATATTGCTTGATCAACTATGCTTATTATCTCTTTCTGTCTCCAACAATAAGACATCTGTGGATGACATGACATTTACGGCTCGTTTGCTCAATATTGGAATGGCAAAGGTTTATTCACTCAACAGGCAATTGTGCGTGATTAAACTCCCTACTGTATTCAGTGCACTACGAG ATATATTGGGTTCTGAGCATGAAGAGGCCATTCATGCAGCAGTGAACGCATTTAAGAGTCTTATTCATGCTTGCATTGATGAAAGCTTGATCAAACAGGGGGTTGACCAGATTGTGAAGAATGGAAATATGGATGAATGCAGGTCTGGGCCAACTGTAATTGAAAAAGTGTGTGCTATTATTGAAAGCTTGCTTGGCTACCACTACACTCCTGTCTTGGACCTTGCATTTCAAGTTGTTTCAGCGATGTTTGATAAATTAG GGGTATACTCTTCTTATTTCATGAGGGGGACACTGAAGAGCTTGGCAGACATGGAAAAGCTGCCTGATGAAGATTTCCCTTTCAGGAAAGAG CTGCATGAATGCCTCGGAACAGCTCTTGTTGCGATGGGACCTGAAACTTTTATAGGCTTTCTGCCTCTTAATTTGGAGGCTGAAGACCTTAATGAGGTGAATGTTTGGCTTTTTCCAATATTGAAGCAGTATACAATTGGTGCACGATTGAGCTTTTTTACGGAGTCAATTTTGGGTATGGTCGAGGTGATACGGAACAGATCTCGACAG CTTGAGTCACAAGGACGTATTTTTTCATCAAGGAGTACAGACGCACTTATATACTCCTTGTGGTCACTGTTACCTTCCTTTTGCAACTTCCCTTCTGATACTGCTGAGAGTTTCAACGATCTGAAGCAAGCTTTGTGCAACGCCCTTCGTGATGAACCTGAGATTCGTGGACTAATATGCTTGAGCTTGCAAATTCTTGTTcaacaaaataagaaaattgTGGAAGAAGTGAATGATCTGTCTGATAGCGAAGTAGGTACTGCCAAACAGAGAGCGATGGCTAATTATACCCCTCAGGTTATGACAGATAACTTGAGCGTGCTCAAATCAAGCGCGCGCGAGATCTTGACTGTTCTATCAGGTGTCTTCTTGAATTCTACAAAAGATGATGGAGGTTGTTTACAG TCCACAATTGGTGAGTTTGCTTCAATATCAGATAAAGCAGTTGTGTCAAGGTTGTTTCTAAGTAATATGCACAAGCTTTTGAGGGTCACTAAAGAGGCCAGGGCAGCTGCAAGTTCTAGTGATTCTAATTCCATGCAAAG GGCACTACTATTTGACTTAGCAGTTTCATTTTTACCTGGTTTAAATGCTGATGAGGTTGACGTGTTGTTTAACGCAATAAAGCCTGCATTACAG GATGACGAAGGTTTGATACAGAAGAAGGCGTACAAAGTTCTTTCAATCATTCTTCGG GACTTTGATGGGTTTATCTCTTCGAAGCTCGAGGATTTGCTTAGACTGATGGTGGAATTGTTGCCTTCATGCCATTTTTCAGCTAGACGGCATAGACTTGACTGCTTGTACCTCCTAATAGTCCATGTTTCGAAG AGCGAGACAGAGCAGAGGTGGCATGACGTCATAAGTTCTTTCCTGACAGAGATAATTCTTGGGCTTAAAGAG GCtaacaagaaaacaagaaacaaagcatATGATATTCTAGTCCAGATCGGCCATGCTTGTGGGGATGAGGAGAAAGGCGGGAAGAAAGAGAACCTGTATCAATTCTTTAACATG GTAGCTGGAGGCCTGGCTGGCGAAACCCCTGTTATAATCAGTGCTGCAATGAGAGGCTTAGCTAGGTTGGCTTATGAGTTTTCTGACCTTGTGTCTTCTGCTACCAATTTGCTTCCATCAACGTTTCTGCTCCTCCAGAGAAAGAACAGAGAAATAATTAAA GCTAATTTAGGCTTGCTGAAGGTATTGGTTGCCAAATCACAAGCTGAGGGGTTGCAATTGCACTTGAAAAGCATGGTTGAAGCCTTGTTGAAGTGGCAAGATGATACTAAAACTCATTTCAAAGCCAAG ATTAAGCTTCTACTAGAAATGCTCGTCAAGAAATGTGGGCTGGATGCTGTTAAGGCTGTCATGCCTCAAGAGCACATGAAACTACTTACCAACATTCGGAAG ATTAAGGAACGAAAAGATAAGAAACAACAGGCTTCTAGATCGGAGGAAGCTAAATCTCATGCATCCAAAGCAACTACATCCAG GCTAAGCAGATGGAACCATTCAAaagtattttctgattttggtgATGAAGAAACTGATGATAGTAATACGGATTATATGGATTCCCAAACAGTCACTGGCCGGCGTGGCAAGGCTTCACACCTCAAATCTAAAGCATCTTCATCATG GGCCAAGAGTAGAACAAATAAGAACTTGCCTGACCACTTATTTAATCAACTAGAAGACGAGCCTCTTGACTTGCTTGATCGGCAAAGAACAAGGTCCGCACTTCGATCATCAGAGAATTTAAAACGTAAAATGGAGTCTGATGAAGGGCCAGAGATAGACCCTGATGGGCGCCTCATAATTCATGAAGAATCAAACTCGTACAACAAAAAGCCATCTCATCCTGATTCAGATGCAAGGAGTGAAGCAGGAAGTCACTTGTCTGTGAATACAAAGAAAATACAGAAGCGAAGGAAGACATCAGAATCTGGATGGGCTTCAACTGGCAATGAGTATGCCAGCAAGAAGGCTGGTGGGGATTTGAAAAAGAAGGACAAGCTTGAACCATACGCGTATTGGCCACTTGATCGCAAGATGATGAGCCGCAGACCAGAGCATAGGGCTGCTGCCAGGAAAGGGATATCAAGTGTGGTTAGGATGACAAAGAAGCTTGAAGGGAAGAGTGCCTCAAGTATACTCACCAGTAAAGGCTTGAAGTTTAAAAGGGTCCAGAAGAAGGGCAGCAAGagaaaaagtaagtga
- the LOC133727139 gene encoding pectinesterase inhibitor 3: MRFTLLPLLLLLLLLSYSAAARKPSSHNATTSSHLVRTSCQHASYPNLCLHTLSASPAQTPRDLAQAAVGVSLSRARKVSAFLSQLSHSSSSSSTPKRQRVAVGDCVEQVSDSVDELSRTLEELHHLHEETFRWQMSNAQTWVSAALTNDDTCLDGFQEVDGKVKADVKKKITNAARVTSNALYMINRLDESRGRPRS, encoded by the coding sequence ATGCGTTTCACTCTCctccctctcctcctcctcctcctccttctctcaTACTCCGCAGCCGCACGTAAACCAAGCTCCCACAACGCCACCACCTCCTCCCACCTCGTCCGTACGTCATGCCAACACGCCAGCTACCCCAACCTCTGCCTCCACACGCTCTCCGCCTCCCCGGCCCAGACCCCTCGCGACCTGGCCCAGGCTGCCGTCGGCGTCTCCCTCTCACGCGCCCGTAAAGTCTCCGCCTTCCTCTCCCAGCTCTCccattcctcctcctcctcctccaccccGAAGCGGCAGCGCGTGGCGGTCGGCGACTGCGTGGAGCAGGTCTCGGACTCCGTCGACGAGCTGAGCCGCACGCTGGAGGAGCTCCACCACCTGCACGAGGAGACGTTCCGGTGGCAGATGAGCAACGCCCAGACGTGGGTCAGCGCCGCCCTCACGAACGACGACACGTGTCTCGACGGGTTCCAGGAGGTCGACGGCAAGGTGAAGGCGGACGTCAAGAAGAAGATTACCAATGCTGCTAGGGTTACCAGTAACGCGCTCTACATGATCAACCGGCTCGACGAGAGCCGCGGACGGCCCAGATCTTAG